The following DNA comes from Caldisericota bacterium.
GGTAAAGGGCCAATGACAGGTAGAAGAGGTGGTGGAGCAGGAAGAGGCCGTGGTAGAGGTGCAGGACGAGGACGTACTGGCGGAATAGGAAGAGGAATTTCTCCTGTTAATCCACCAGTTCAAAATAATATTGGTAGTCCTTTGAATGTAGAGAATAAGGAAGTGGTAAATGCTATTTATGAAATTTTACCAAAGACAGATTGTGGGAAATGCGGTTATCCTACATGCCAGGACTGTGCCCATGCTATTGCAATGTGGGAAGCACCTTATGATGCATGTAAGATGCTAAAACCCGAACAACAAGAAAGAATTAAAGAAATTTCACAAAAAAGGAGGTGAGAAATATGCCAGGTGGAGACGGAACAGGGCCATTAGGCCAAGGATCTATGACTGGAAGAGGATTAGGGTATTGTGTAGGTTATGTTGCTCCAGGTTTTGTATGGGGCAGAGGTTATGGCAGAGGTCGAGGTTTTGGTAGAGGTTTTGGGGTTAGAAGATGGAGACGTAATCCTTACACTAATCACGTAAACCCTTACTATGCTACAGGTTATAGTCGTCCTGATTACAGAGAAGATTATTTTACCCCTTATGGATATGGTGGCACGCCCTCTAAAGAAGATGAGACTGCAGCAATGCATGGCGCATTAGGAGAAATTTCAGATGCTCTCTCAAAAATTGAGAGAAGAATAACAGAATTAGAAAAAAAATAAGGAGGCCTTTTATGATTATTTGCATAGCATCGAGCGGAACTACAGCAGACGGAGTAATAAGTCCAATTTTTGGAAGATGTCCTTATTATCTATTTTATGATACAGAGAAAGACAGCTATGAAGCATTATCTAATCCTTCGGTAACGATGGGAGGAGGTGCAGGTATCCAGGCAGCACAATTTGTTGTAAATAAAGGCGTCAAGACTGTTATATCAGGAAATATTGGTCCTAATTCTGCTGGAGTTTTACAAAGCGCAGGCGTTGAAATGATTACAGGAATTACGGGTCTCATTAAAGATGCAGTAGAGAAATTCAAAAAAAATGAATTACACAGTACTGGTCGTATGACACAAGCAGGGTACGGAATGAGAAAAGGATTCCAACAAGAAGCCCCCTCCCAGGAAACAACAATTTCAGGAGAGAACTTAGAGACAATAAAGAACGATCTGAAGGAATTAGTTGAAAAGGTAAAAGAATTAATAGAGAGGATAAATAAGCTGAAAGAAAAATGATACTTACTACTCTTTATGATAATGTTTCTTTGAACCCTCAATTTTCTTTAAAAGAAGACTGGGGGTTCTCTTTGTTTGTTCAAGAAGATGGCTATTCGATTCTTTTTGATACAGGAGCCAACGGAAATATCCTTTTACATAATGCAAAAACCCTTTCTATCTCTTTTCCTAACAAAATTTTCATTTCGCATTTCCACTTAGATCATACAGGAGGATTAGCCACTATATTAAAAAAAGATAGCGTAGTGTACTATCCGTATTCCTCTTTTAATTTAAGCAAAACATTACAAAAGGCAGGAGCAAATTCTGTAAAGATAAAGGACACCCTTGAAATTTATCCCAATGTTTATTCTACAGGAGTGCTGCCTTTCCGTTCGGTTGCTAATGAGCAAGCACTTGTATTTCAAAAACCGAATGGCTTGATTCTTATTGTGGGATGCTCCCACCCGGGCATACAAAATATTGTAGATTTTGTTACTGATAAATTTGGAAAATCTATTTTTCTTCTCATAGGAGGCTTTCATTTACTCGGGAGAAATAGGTGGAAAGTACAAAGAATTGCAGAAAATCTTTTTGAAAAAGTACATTATATTGCACCTTCCCATTGCACAGGAGAAGCTGCAAAAAAGATTTTCAAAGACGTGTTCAAGGAGCGATTTATACAAAATGGTGTTGGTCGAA
Coding sequences within:
- a CDS encoding DUF5320 domain-containing protein, which encodes MPGGDGTGPLGQGSMTGRGLGYCVGYVAPGFVWGRGYGRGRGFGRGFGVRRWRRNPYTNHVNPYYATGYSRPDYREDYFTPYGYGGTPSKEDETAAMHGALGEISDALSKIERRITELEKK
- a CDS encoding NifB/NifX family molybdenum-iron cluster-binding protein, yielding MIICIASSGTTADGVISPIFGRCPYYLFYDTEKDSYEALSNPSVTMGGGAGIQAAQFVVNKGVKTVISGNIGPNSAGVLQSAGVEMITGITGLIKDAVEKFKKNELHSTGRMTQAGYGMRKGFQQEAPSQETTISGENLETIKNDLKELVEKVKELIERINKLKEK
- a CDS encoding MBL fold metallo-hydrolase yields the protein MILTTLYDNVSLNPQFSLKEDWGFSLFVQEDGYSILFDTGANGNILLHNAKTLSISFPNKIFISHFHLDHTGGLATILKKDSVVYYPYSSFNLSKTLQKAGANSVKIKDTLEIYPNVYSTGVLPFRSVANEQALVFQKPNGLILIVGCSHPGIQNIVDFVTDKFGKSIFLLIGGFHLLGRNRWKVQRIAENLFEKVHYIAPSHCTGEAAKKIFKDVFKERFIQNGVGRTIKIEDERLSIE